A single window of Pseudoduganella plicata DNA harbors:
- a CDS encoding response regulator encodes MQHSTCSVLLIDDEALARDYLLHSLEQHADITLCYEHCAERAVDLAVAHAVSVVLVDLRMPGTDGFAVIRSLRADPRTEHIPIVLLSSEPDPDIKVQAFAHGANDYLVKWPDPRELVARLRYHSGACVARRQRDEAFASLARSEEQLRLSQAALHQAQKMEAIGQLTGGVAHDFNNVLQIIGGNLQLLKLIGGVNDSARTRIDTALAGVERGARLAAHLLAFARRQPLQAVVIDPAVVLMDMEEMLRRVLGPQATIVSDLGENLWSTAVDPSQLHNVILNLAINARDAMPDGGTLTIRARNIDSAAAREAELSNGDYLMIEVADTGNGMPPEILQRAFEPFFTTKPTGQGTGLGLSMAYGFVKQSGGEIVLNSAQGEGTSVRIYLRRSAHAPAQEDDVPAPALSGGVETILVVEDEEAVRHATTELLSALGYQVLQAPDADHAARMVAGGAHVDLLFTDVIMPGRMSSLELAELVRKKRPDAQILFTSGYAEGVLAHEGKLDPTVSLLQKPYNADVLSARIRHLLRRRKAA; translated from the coding sequence ATGCAACACAGTACCTGCTCCGTGCTCCTTATTGACGACGAAGCGCTGGCGCGGGACTACCTGTTACACAGCCTTGAACAACACGCCGATATCACGCTGTGCTACGAGCACTGCGCCGAGCGCGCCGTCGATCTGGCCGTCGCACATGCCGTCAGTGTCGTTCTCGTCGACCTGCGCATGCCCGGCACGGACGGCTTTGCGGTCATCCGCAGCCTGCGTGCCGATCCGCGCACAGAGCACATTCCCATCGTGCTGCTGTCTTCCGAACCGGACCCGGACATCAAGGTGCAGGCCTTTGCCCATGGCGCCAATGACTACCTCGTCAAATGGCCGGACCCGCGCGAACTGGTGGCACGGCTGCGCTATCACAGCGGCGCCTGCGTGGCACGGCGTCAGCGCGACGAAGCCTTTGCGTCGCTGGCGCGCAGCGAGGAACAACTGCGCCTGAGCCAGGCGGCACTGCACCAGGCGCAGAAAATGGAAGCCATCGGCCAGCTGACGGGTGGCGTGGCGCATGACTTCAACAACGTGTTGCAGATCATCGGCGGCAACCTGCAGCTGCTGAAACTGATCGGCGGTGTCAATGACAGCGCCCGCACCCGCATCGACACGGCGCTGGCCGGCGTCGAACGGGGCGCGCGGCTGGCGGCGCACCTGCTGGCCTTTGCGCGGCGCCAGCCGCTGCAGGCCGTCGTCATCGATCCGGCCGTCGTGCTCATGGATATGGAGGAGATGCTGCGCCGCGTGCTGGGACCGCAGGCGACGATCGTAAGCGACCTGGGCGAAAACCTGTGGAGCACGGCAGTCGACCCCAGCCAGCTGCACAACGTCATCCTCAACCTGGCCATCAACGCGCGCGACGCGATGCCGGATGGCGGCACGCTGACGATCCGCGCCCGCAATATCGACAGTGCCGCGGCGCGCGAGGCCGAACTGAGCAACGGCGACTACCTGATGATCGAGGTGGCCGATACGGGCAACGGCATGCCGCCGGAAATCCTGCAGCGCGCGTTCGAACCGTTCTTCACGACCAAGCCGACGGGGCAGGGCACAGGGCTGGGATTGTCGATGGCTTATGGCTTCGTGAAGCAGTCGGGCGGCGAAATCGTCCTCAACAGCGCGCAGGGCGAAGGCACCAGCGTGCGGATCTACCTGCGCCGCAGCGCCCACGCGCCGGCGCAGGAGGACGATGTGCCGGCACCGGCGCTGTCCGGCGGCGTCGAGACCATCCTCGTGGTGGAAGACGAGGAGGCCGTGCGCCACGCCACCACCGAACTGTTGTCCGCGCTGGGTTACCAGGTGCTGCAGGCGCCCGATGCCGACCATGCCGCGCGCATGGTGGCGGGGGGCGCACACGTCGACCTGCTGTTTACCGACGTGATCATGCCGGGCCGGATGAGCAGCCTGGAACTGGCCGAGCTGGTGCGCAAGAAGCGGCCGGACGCGCAGATCCTGTTTACCTCCGGCTATGCGGAAGGGGTGCTGGCCCACGAAGGCAAGCTCGATCCCACCGTCAGCCTGCTGCAGAAGCCGTACAACGCGGACGTGCTGAGCGCCCGCATCCGCCACCTGCTGCGGCGACGCAAGGCCGCTTAG
- a CDS encoding class I SAM-dependent methyltransferase, whose protein sequence is MKPDTASASPRFAPLLTRHGREETLPYAPPPWQLKRCLETDIVFLANPPAYGQYSEQFAYEVTFAGESAARRRAEPMRYAISTGLKRFRANVLKRNKTLRIVRALLAGSARGQVNVLDVGCGWGSLLDELGRTLAPADRARYVPHGIEISRELARISDAKLRPLGGRCVHAPALDGLAQFGGGCFDIVVMASYLEHELNPVPVLRQARAQLSEAGSIVVKVPNFDCWNRTLRGARWCGFRWPDHVNYFTPATLRRTVAAAGLHVVRFDANPLSDNMYAVLAADPVGPLYSSTRKNSQAVDL, encoded by the coding sequence ATGAAGCCCGACACTGCCAGTGCCTCGCCCCGCTTCGCGCCGCTGCTGACCCGGCATGGGCGGGAGGAAACGCTGCCCTACGCGCCGCCGCCGTGGCAGCTCAAGCGCTGCCTGGAGACGGACATTGTATTTCTTGCCAACCCGCCCGCCTATGGCCAGTACAGCGAACAGTTCGCCTACGAAGTGACGTTTGCCGGCGAATCGGCCGCACGCCGCCGGGCCGAACCCATGCGCTATGCGATCAGCACGGGGTTGAAGCGGTTTCGCGCCAATGTCCTGAAGCGCAACAAGACGCTGCGCATCGTGCGCGCGCTGCTGGCCGGGAGCGCGAGAGGCCAGGTGAACGTGCTTGACGTCGGCTGCGGCTGGGGCTCGTTGCTAGACGAGCTGGGCCGCACGCTGGCGCCGGCCGACCGGGCCCGCTATGTTCCCCATGGAATCGAGATCTCGCGCGAACTGGCGCGCATTTCGGACGCGAAACTGCGGCCGCTGGGCGGCCGTTGCGTGCACGCGCCCGCGCTGGACGGCCTGGCGCAGTTCGGCGGCGGCTGCTTCGACATCGTCGTCATGGCGTCCTACCTGGAACACGAGCTCAACCCCGTGCCCGTGTTGCGCCAGGCCCGCGCCCAACTGAGCGAGGCGGGGTCCATTGTTGTCAAGGTGCCCAATTTCGACTGCTGGAACCGCACGCTGCGGGGTGCGCGCTGGTGCGGCTTCCGCTGGCCCGACCACGTCAATTACTTCACCCCGGCCACGCTGCGCCGCACCGTCGCGGCGGCCGGCCTGCACGTCGTCCGCTTCGACGCGAATCCGCTGAGCGACAATATGTATGCGGTATTGGCAGCCGATCCTGTCGGCCCGCTTTACAGTTCCACGCGGAAAAATAGCCAAGCTGTTGATTTGTAG
- a CDS encoding CHRD domain-containing protein, producing the protein MTTALPKFLTALAFALCSLSASATVMIASSNTYTTALSGTAEAPPNESPGTGTATVGFDIDTHTLVIDVTFSGLIGMTTAAHIHCCTAIPGEGTAGVATQVPNFVDFPLGVTAGVYSHVFDTSLAGTWNQAFINAHGGTTAGAEAALLAGLDSGSAYFNIHSTAAPGGEIRGFLQPVPEPATVAMLALGAPLMLALARRRKRHC; encoded by the coding sequence ATGACAACTGCCCTGCCTAAATTCCTGACCGCGCTGGCTTTCGCGCTGTGCTCGCTGTCCGCCAGCGCGACCGTCATGATCGCCAGCAGCAATACGTACACCACCGCGCTGAGCGGGACGGCCGAGGCGCCGCCCAACGAATCGCCCGGCACGGGCACCGCGACTGTCGGGTTCGACATCGACACGCATACGCTCGTCATCGACGTCACCTTCTCCGGCCTGATCGGCATGACAACGGCAGCCCACATCCACTGCTGCACGGCCATTCCAGGCGAAGGGACCGCCGGCGTGGCGACACAGGTACCGAATTTCGTCGATTTCCCGCTCGGTGTGACGGCAGGCGTCTACAGCCACGTGTTCGATACGTCACTGGCCGGCACGTGGAACCAGGCCTTCATCAACGCGCACGGCGGTACGACTGCGGGGGCCGAGGCGGCCCTGCTGGCCGGGCTCGACAGCGGCTCGGCCTACTTCAACATCCACAGCACGGCCGCGCCGGGCGGCGAGATCCGCGGCTTCCTGCAGCCGGTGCCGGAACCGGCGACAGTGGCGATGCTGGCGCTGGGCGCGCCACTGATGCTGGCACTAGCGCGGCGGCGCAAACGGCACTGCTGA
- the htpG gene encoding molecular chaperone HtpG, with protein MADNKETLGFQAEVKQLLQLMIHSLYSNKEIFLRELISNASDAADKLRFEAINNDALYGSDHELKIKVSFDKAARTITISDNGIGMSRDEVISHLGTIAKSGTKEFFGKLSGDQQKDAALIGQFGVGFYSGFIVADRITVETRRAGLQPTEAVRWESAGEGDYSVEAIEKTSRGTDIILHLREGEDELLSTWKLKSIITKYSDHISLPIQMAKEEWDEEKKEMVTKDEPETINQASALWARSKSDITPEQYEEFYKHVSHDFAAPLTYTHNRVEGRSEYTQLLYIPAKAPFDLWDRNKRGGLKLYVKRVFIMDDAEQLMPTYLRFVKGVIDSADLPLNVSREILQESRDVKAIREGSTKRVIGMLEELANAEEQEKKDKYATFWTEFGQVLKEGIGEDMANKDRIAKLLRFASTNADSADQVVALADYVGRMKEGQDKIYYVTADSFTAAKNSPHLEIFRKKGVEVLLLTDRVDEWMLSFLTEFEGKELVSVAKGGLDLGKLEDEAEKKEHEETENQYKELVAKMKETLGEKAKDVRVTFRLTDSPACLVADEHELSGNLLRMLKAAGQNAPESKPILEINPNHPLVTRLKYENAEDGKFADWTHILFDQALLAEGGTLTDPAAFVKRVNEMLLK; from the coding sequence ATGGCTGATAACAAAGAAACTCTGGGCTTCCAGGCGGAAGTGAAGCAGCTGCTGCAGCTGATGATCCATTCGCTCTACTCGAACAAGGAGATCTTTCTCCGCGAGCTGATCTCGAACGCTTCCGACGCGGCCGACAAACTGCGCTTCGAAGCGATCAACAACGACGCGCTGTACGGCAGCGACCACGAACTGAAGATCAAGGTCAGCTTCGACAAGGCCGCCCGCACCATCACCATTTCGGACAACGGCATCGGCATGAGCCGCGACGAGGTCATCTCGCACCTCGGCACGATCGCCAAATCCGGCACCAAGGAATTCTTCGGCAAGCTGTCCGGCGATCAGCAGAAGGATGCAGCCCTGATCGGCCAGTTCGGCGTGGGCTTCTACTCCGGCTTCATCGTGGCCGACAGGATCACCGTCGAAACGCGCCGGGCCGGCCTGCAGCCGACGGAAGCCGTGCGCTGGGAATCGGCCGGCGAAGGCGACTACAGCGTCGAAGCCATCGAGAAGACCAGCCGCGGCACCGACATCATCCTGCACCTGCGCGAAGGCGAGGACGAGCTGCTGTCCACCTGGAAGCTCAAATCCATCATCACCAAATACTCCGACCACATCTCGCTGCCGATCCAGATGGCGAAAGAAGAGTGGGACGAAGAGAAGAAGGAGATGGTGACGAAAGACGAGCCGGAGACCATCAACCAGGCCAGCGCCCTGTGGGCCCGTTCCAAGAGCGACATCACGCCCGAGCAGTACGAGGAGTTCTACAAGCACGTCTCGCACGACTTCGCCGCGCCGCTGACCTATACGCACAACCGCGTGGAGGGCCGCAGCGAATACACGCAGCTGCTGTACATCCCGGCCAAGGCGCCGTTCGACCTGTGGGACCGCAACAAGCGCGGTGGCCTGAAGCTGTACGTCAAGCGCGTCTTCATCATGGACGATGCCGAGCAGCTGATGCCGACCTACCTGCGCTTCGTCAAGGGCGTGATCGATTCGGCCGACCTGCCGCTGAACGTGTCGCGCGAGATCCTGCAGGAGTCGCGCGACGTCAAGGCGATCCGCGAAGGCTCGACCAAGCGCGTCATCGGCATGCTGGAGGAACTGGCGAACGCCGAGGAGCAGGAGAAGAAGGACAAGTACGCCACGTTCTGGACGGAGTTCGGCCAGGTGCTCAAGGAAGGCATCGGCGAGGACATGGCGAACAAGGACCGCATTGCCAAGCTGCTGCGCTTCGCGTCGACCAACGCCGATTCGGCCGACCAGGTGGTAGCGCTGGCCGACTACGTGGGCCGCATGAAGGAAGGCCAGGACAAGATCTACTACGTCACGGCCGACAGCTTCACGGCCGCGAAGAACAGCCCGCACCTGGAGATCTTCCGCAAGAAGGGCGTCGAAGTGCTGCTGCTGACGGACCGTGTCGACGAATGGATGCTGTCGTTCCTGACCGAGTTCGAAGGCAAGGAACTGGTGTCGGTCGCCAAGGGTGGCCTGGACCTGGGCAAGCTGGAGGACGAGGCCGAGAAGAAGGAACATGAGGAAACCGAGAACCAATACAAGGAGCTTGTCGCGAAGATGAAGGAAACGCTGGGCGAGAAGGCCAAGGACGTGCGCGTCACGTTCCGCCTGACCGACTCGCCGGCCTGCCTGGTGGCGGACGAGCACGAACTGTCCGGCAACCTGCTGCGCATGCTGAAGGCCGCCGGCCAGAACGCGCCCGAGTCGAAGCCGATCCTGGAAATCAACCCGAACCATCCGCTGGTCACGCGCCTGAAGTACGAGAATGCGGAAGACGGCAAGTTCGCCGACTGGACGCATATCCTGTTCGACCAGGCCCTGCTGGCCGAGGGCGGCACCCTGACGGATCCGGCCGCTTTCGTCAAGCGTGTCAATGAGATGCTGCTGAAGTAA
- a CDS encoding aminotransferase-like domain-containing protein: MTNTSMALGLLSRDGTEPLTDQIVRGVAARIDERLLRAGSRMPSIRAFAASQGVSPFTVVAAYDKLVARGYLESRRGAGFFIRARADAAAASTSTDTPVEPAQQGLDVVWLVRNMFRQLPHQQMPGTGVLPAEWLDGAAVAGALRRVARRQQDILLNYGVPQGFLPLRQQLQHKLAEIEIAATPEQIVTTAGVTQALDMVAREFTRPGDTILVDDPAWFLMFASFAALGARVIGVPRLADGPDLARLAELAALHKPKLYVINSVLHNPTSASLSAAKAFQVLRIAEQHGIVVVEDDIYCDLHPGVAVQPATRLAALDQLRNVIYLSGFSKTMAANLRVGFIATSPELARRLADRKMLQTLTTSDIGERVVHRILCEGSYRKHAERMRARLDGIRARTVRQMERVGLKVDVAPPAGLFVWTDAGRDTNVLAERAMSAGLLLAPGSLFSPSQLPSSFMRLNVAAMQDPAIWRFLQRELER; encoded by the coding sequence ATGACCAATACATCCATGGCGCTCGGGCTGCTCAGCCGCGACGGCACCGAGCCGCTGACCGACCAGATCGTGCGCGGCGTCGCCGCCCGCATCGACGAGCGCCTGCTGCGCGCCGGCAGCCGCATGCCGTCGATCCGTGCGTTCGCCGCCAGCCAAGGCGTCTCGCCGTTCACCGTGGTGGCCGCGTACGACAAGCTGGTAGCGCGCGGCTACCTCGAGTCGCGCCGCGGCGCCGGTTTCTTCATCCGCGCGCGCGCCGACGCGGCGGCGGCCAGTACCTCGACCGATACGCCTGTCGAACCGGCGCAGCAGGGGCTCGATGTCGTCTGGCTGGTGCGGAACATGTTCCGCCAGCTGCCGCACCAGCAGATGCCGGGAACCGGCGTGCTGCCGGCCGAATGGCTCGATGGCGCCGCGGTGGCGGGCGCGCTGCGCCGTGTCGCGCGCCGGCAGCAGGACATTCTGTTGAACTATGGCGTGCCGCAGGGCTTCCTGCCGCTGCGCCAGCAACTGCAGCACAAGCTGGCGGAAATCGAGATCGCCGCCACGCCGGAGCAGATCGTGACGACGGCCGGCGTGACGCAGGCGCTGGACATGGTGGCGCGCGAGTTCACGCGACCCGGCGACACCATCCTGGTCGACGATCCCGCCTGGTTCCTGATGTTCGCGTCGTTTGCCGCGCTCGGCGCCCGCGTGATCGGCGTGCCGCGGCTGGCGGACGGCCCGGACCTGGCGCGCCTGGCCGAGCTGGCGGCGCTGCACAAGCCGAAGCTGTACGTCATCAACTCGGTGCTGCACAACCCCACGTCCGCGTCGCTGTCAGCGGCCAAGGCGTTCCAGGTGCTGCGCATCGCCGAGCAGCATGGCATCGTCGTCGTCGAGGACGATATTTATTGCGACCTGCATCCCGGCGTGGCCGTGCAGCCCGCCACGCGTCTGGCCGCGCTGGACCAGCTGCGCAACGTCATCTACCTGTCGGGTTTTTCCAAGACGATGGCCGCCAACCTGCGCGTCGGCTTCATCGCCACGTCGCCCGAACTTGCGCGGCGGCTGGCCGACCGCAAGATGCTGCAAACGTTGACGACGTCCGATATCGGCGAGCGGGTCGTGCATCGGATCCTGTGCGAAGGCTCGTACCGCAAGCACGCCGAGCGCATGCGCGCGCGCCTGGACGGCATCCGGGCGCGCACGGTGCGCCAGATGGAACGGGTCGGCCTGAAGGTGGACGTGGCGCCCCCGGCCGGGCTGTTCGTCTGGACCGACGCGGGGCGCGACACCAACGTGCTGGCCGAGCGGGCCATGTCGGCCGGGCTGCTGCTGGCACCCGGCAGCCTGTTCTCGCCCAGCCAGCTGCCGTCGTCGTTCATGCGGCTGAACGTCGCGGCCATGCAGGACCCGGCCATCTGGCGTTTCCTGCAGCGTGAGCTGGAGCGGTAG
- a CDS encoding DMT family transporter, which translates to MPIQTIRTQSRFALADETVGMLLGLTGVAIFSLTLPFTRLAVAGLDPTFAAMARAVGAALLAALWLGIRRAPLPPRAALPALAAVAGGCVIGFPLLTSLAMRSLPASHGAVLVGILPLATALCAALRGHERPSAAFWASALLGSGLVAGFALYQGGGALHAADLAIFAAVLAAAWGYAEGGRLARTLGGQQVISWALLLSLPVALPMTLVQLWRHGAAIGAAGLPAWLGFAYTCVFSMFLGFFFWYRGMALGGVARVGQVQLVQPFLTLLGAALVLGEPLQAGHVAFALAVIAVVAVGRRTAVQRRAG; encoded by the coding sequence ATGCCCATCCAGACCATCCGCACGCAGTCGCGCTTTGCCCTTGCCGACGAAACCGTCGGCATGCTGCTCGGCCTGACGGGCGTGGCCATCTTCAGCCTGACGTTGCCATTCACGCGCCTCGCCGTGGCCGGCCTGGATCCGACGTTCGCGGCGATGGCACGCGCCGTCGGCGCGGCGCTGCTGGCCGCTCTGTGGCTGGGCATACGGCGCGCGCCATTGCCGCCCCGCGCGGCGTTGCCGGCGCTGGCTGCGGTCGCCGGCGGCTGCGTGATCGGCTTTCCGCTGCTGACGTCTCTTGCCATGCGCTCGCTGCCGGCGTCGCACGGCGCCGTTCTGGTCGGCATCCTGCCTCTTGCCACCGCGCTGTGCGCCGCGCTGCGCGGCCATGAACGGCCCTCGGCCGCGTTCTGGGCCAGCGCGCTGCTGGGTTCCGGTCTCGTGGCCGGGTTCGCGCTGTATCAGGGCGGCGGCGCGCTGCATGCGGCCGATCTGGCGATCTTCGCGGCCGTACTGGCCGCGGCCTGGGGGTACGCGGAAGGCGGCAGGCTGGCGCGCACGCTGGGCGGCCAGCAGGTCATCAGCTGGGCCCTGCTGCTGTCGCTCCCCGTGGCGCTGCCCATGACGCTCGTGCAGCTGTGGCGTCACGGCGCGGCCATTGGTGCCGCCGGCCTGCCGGCGTGGCTGGGCTTTGCGTACACGTGCGTGTTCTCGATGTTCCTTGGCTTCTTCTTCTGGTATCGCGGCATGGCGCTGGGCGGCGTGGCCCGCGTGGGCCAGGTACAGCTGGTGCAGCCGTTCCTGACGCTGCTGGGCGCCGCGCTGGTACTGGGCGAGCCGCTGCAGGCCGGCCACGTGGCATTCGCGCTGGCGGTGATTGCGGTCGTTGCCGTGGGCCGGCGCACGGCCGTGCAACGGCGCGCGGGATAG
- a CDS encoding RidA family protein: MSELKPIYQKLQSLDITLAPPAAPVAAYVMWVRTGNLVFISGHIAKKPDGSVWAGQLGKDIDTLEGQQAARAIAIDLMGTLQEACGGDLSTVKRIVKVMSLVNSTPDYTDQHLVTNGCSELLGEVFGEAGVHARSAFGVAQIPRGACVEIELIAEVA; this comes from the coding sequence ATGTCTGAACTGAAGCCGATTTACCAGAAACTGCAATCGCTCGATATCACGCTGGCGCCGCCGGCAGCCCCGGTCGCCGCCTATGTCATGTGGGTCCGCACGGGTAACCTGGTCTTCATCTCCGGCCACATCGCCAAGAAGCCGGACGGCTCCGTGTGGGCCGGCCAGCTGGGCAAGGACATCGACACGCTTGAGGGCCAGCAGGCCGCGCGGGCGATTGCCATCGACCTGATGGGCACCCTGCAGGAAGCGTGCGGCGGCGACCTGAGTACCGTCAAGCGCATCGTCAAGGTGATGAGCCTCGTGAACTCCACGCCCGACTACACCGACCAGCACCTCGTCACCAACGGCTGCTCCGAGCTGCTGGGCGAGGTGTTCGGCGAGGCGGGCGTGCATGCCCGTTCCGCGTTCGGCGTGGCGCAGATTCCCCGCGGCGCCTGCGTCGAGATCGAACTGATTGCCGAAGTAGCGTAA
- a CDS encoding aminotransferase-like domain-containing protein, with translation MKIENPNPIQWRFSERASQLQSSFIREILKITQQPEIISFAGGLPSPLTFPVDAMKNAFDKVLSTTGKTALQYGPTDGYMPLRQWIADSLSTNGAKIVPEQVLMVSGSQQALDLLGKVLIDEGSRVLVETPSYLGALQAFSVYRPEFKSVLTDEDGLVPSSLDAVAEGARLLYALPNFQNPTGRTLTTARRLELVETCARLGLPLIEDDPYGALSYKGDPLPKMVAMNPEGVIYMGSFSKVLTPGIRLGYVVAPLPLVRRLELAKQAADLHTAQLTQMVVHEVIKDGFLDQHIPTIRALYGNQCQVMLDAMAEHFPASATWTKPEGGMFIWVTLPKHINAMALLDEAIKEKVAFVPGSPFYANEPETNTLRLSFVTVPPERIQHGIAILGKLIKARL, from the coding sequence ATGAAAATCGAAAACCCCAACCCGATCCAGTGGCGCTTTTCCGAGCGCGCCAGCCAGCTGCAAAGCTCCTTCATCCGCGAGATCCTGAAGATCACGCAGCAGCCTGAAATCATCTCGTTTGCGGGCGGCCTGCCGTCGCCGCTGACCTTCCCGGTCGACGCGATGAAGAACGCGTTCGACAAGGTACTGTCCACCACCGGCAAGACCGCGCTGCAGTACGGCCCCACCGACGGCTACATGCCGCTGCGCCAGTGGATCGCCGACTCGCTGTCGACGAACGGCGCGAAGATCGTGCCGGAACAGGTGCTGATGGTCTCGGGCTCGCAGCAGGCGCTGGACCTGCTGGGCAAGGTGCTGATCGACGAAGGCAGCCGCGTGCTGGTGGAAACGCCAAGCTACCTGGGTGCCCTGCAGGCGTTTTCCGTCTACCGTCCAGAATTCAAGTCCGTGCTGACCGACGAAGATGGCCTGGTGCCGTCGTCGCTGGACGCCGTCGCGGAAGGCGCGCGCCTGCTGTACGCACTGCCGAACTTCCAGAACCCGACCGGCCGCACGCTGACGACCGCGCGCCGCCTGGAGCTGGTGGAAACCTGCGCCCGCCTCGGCCTGCCGCTGATCGAGGACGATCCGTACGGCGCGCTGTCGTACAAGGGCGACCCGCTGCCGAAGATGGTGGCGATGAACCCCGAAGGCGTCATCTATATGGGCTCCTTCTCGAAAGTGCTGACGCCGGGCATCCGCCTCGGTTACGTCGTCGCCCCGCTGCCGCTGGTGCGCCGCCTCGAACTGGCCAAGCAGGCCGCCGACCTGCACACGGCGCAGCTGACGCAGATGGTCGTGCATGAAGTGATCAAGGACGGCTTCCTCGACCAGCACATCCCGACGATCCGCGCGCTGTACGGCAACCAGTGCCAGGTGATGCTGGACGCGATGGCCGAACACTTCCCGGCCAGCGCCACGTGGACGAAGCCCGAAGGCGGCATGTTCATCTGGGTCACGCTGCCGAAGCACATCAACGCGATGGCGCTGCTGGACGAAGCCATCAAGGAAAAGGTTGCCTTCGTGCCGGGCTCCCCGTTCTACGCGAACGAACCGGAAACGAACACGCTGCGCCTGTCGTTCGTGACGGTGCCGCCGGAACGCATCCAGCATGGCATTGCCATCCTGGGCAAGCTGATCAAAGCAAGGCTCTGA
- a CDS encoding diguanylate cyclase, translating to MSPGSTGFSPPRDAAVLIVDDAPDSLSALRSLMVDQGYQTFVANTGERALQLARRVHPDLILLDIVMPGMDGFETCRQLKAHPVTQRIPVIFMSARTETDDVVAGFDLGAVDYLRKPLRMPEVCARVRTQLSIRASSETQHEQAERLRAIVNSMAEGLLIIEANGRIQFTNPACDGYLGYAPDELAGRHIDDLLNPLVAQEYLEYFSRYAAHPETAHSHGTREVIIRHKQGKSVCMDLTLTPMFLRQPLFIGLLHDITHHKLSEDALQRAAMVDPLTKIANRRHFDSFLEKEWQRATRTGAPLSLVVLDVDHFKLYNDSLGHVAGDIGLQQVAQAIASHALRGTDLAARYGGEEFVLLFAETDAGAAAALAESVRAHIEALQLPHPKSPTSPWITVSIGVATMRPRQQDKIETLFVGADRAMYAAKEDGRNLVRVMQPGLVAISACAGSP from the coding sequence ATGAGCCCAGGCAGCACCGGTTTCTCCCCGCCCCGCGACGCCGCGGTCCTGATCGTCGACGACGCGCCGGACAGCTTGTCGGCATTGCGTTCGCTGATGGTCGACCAGGGTTACCAGACGTTCGTCGCCAACACGGGCGAGCGCGCGCTGCAGCTGGCGCGCCGCGTGCATCCCGATCTGATCCTGCTCGATATCGTCATGCCGGGCATGGACGGGTTCGAGACGTGCCGACAGTTGAAAGCCCATCCCGTCACCCAGCGCATCCCCGTCATCTTCATGAGCGCGCGCACGGAAACGGACGACGTGGTCGCCGGCTTCGACCTGGGCGCCGTCGATTACCTGCGCAAGCCATTGCGCATGCCGGAGGTGTGCGCCCGCGTGCGCACGCAGCTGTCGATCCGCGCCAGCAGCGAAACCCAGCACGAACAGGCCGAACGCCTGCGCGCCATCGTCAACAGCATGGCCGAGGGCCTCCTGATCATCGAAGCGAACGGGCGCATCCAGTTCACCAACCCCGCCTGCGACGGCTACCTCGGCTACGCGCCCGACGAACTGGCGGGCCGGCATATCGACGACCTGCTCAACCCTCTCGTGGCGCAGGAATACCTGGAGTATTTCTCCCGCTACGCGGCGCACCCGGAGACCGCGCACAGCCATGGCACGCGCGAAGTCATCATCCGCCACAAACAGGGCAAGTCGGTCTGCATGGACCTGACGCTGACACCGATGTTCCTGCGCCAGCCGCTGTTCATCGGCCTGCTGCACGACATCACGCACCACAAGCTTTCGGAGGATGCGCTGCAGCGCGCCGCGATGGTCGATCCGCTGACGAAGATCGCCAACCGGCGCCACTTCGACAGCTTCCTGGAAAAGGAATGGCAGCGCGCCACCCGCACGGGCGCGCCGCTGTCGCTGGTCGTGCTCGACGTCGACCACTTCAAGCTGTACAACGACTCGCTGGGCCACGTGGCCGGCGACATCGGCCTGCAGCAGGTGGCGCAAGCCATCGCCTCGCACGCGCTGCGCGGCACCGACCTCGCCGCCCGCTATGGCGGCGAGGAATTCGTCCTGCTGTTCGCGGAGACCGACGCCGGCGCGGCCGCTGCGCTGGCCGAATCGGTGCGCGCCCATATCGAAGCGCTGCAGCTGCCGCACCCGAAATCCCCCACGTCGCCATGGATCACCGTCAGCATCGGCGTAGCGACGATGCGCCCGCGCCAGCAGGACAAGATCGAGACGCTGTTCGTGGGGGCGGACCGGGCGATGTATGCAGCCAAGGAGGATGGGCGCAACCTTGTGCGGGTAATGCAGCCTGGGCTTGTGGCGATCAGCGCCTGCGCGGGTAGTCCGTAA